In Sparus aurata chromosome 2, fSpaAur1.1, whole genome shotgun sequence, a single genomic region encodes these proteins:
- the LOC115568074 gene encoding uncharacterized protein LOC115568074 isoform X1: MMGCSWLLILGLVLNVAHCLEILGAGETMLEVQQNITAVLGEEAYLSCRYLGSDDVESAMWKRQHKSKFKTRLAGYRSGKPFSQEGFSEPVSATNITVKMNVSKLEDEGEYECEVVTAEVDYTEYVFLTVVVRPDIHVLVSAETINGSQYQSVSCSTVGGKPPPQISWLVNDLPPPDPPFTVNVTETTYPNGTSTLSSNLRFPTHLQDEDSVTCVVQHPTLPNPKRTTVRVETYTRPNVTIKAEMIQDGGSEFWVVSCVSSGGRPETDISLALDANEELQRQTSTDSDTQTSSVFLPAAVYQGRNVTCVFQHPKFTHKVSRVITLPSFYISGVQLLNSELGSDRDDVQEQQPESVELLEGQSDTSIMQVTGNVPRFNVTCKRDNGPLPEGVALVDGSLRVQGAVGDQHAGLYKCSFSYHKLQAVLKFNITVKPHVIQPVPPTIRVDLRTEDGRGVIECSAADAVPAANISWLLPEGVSGVSWFNFTSHNGSHSVRGVLLLPACSPWELTAECVINHPAFEEPQNRSITLPLCARPNITISSHTEWRDGHEFTNVDCSVDSVAPAATITWHVGDGDSSISELSETEVRADGLVSARSSVHFLSSLYSGQNLSCTVEHPSLEAPEKRTAHILAHRAHLLSVSLQRQHDSSLWLAVCDCRGEGVGTNLTWVLPENARSQTSLQSEYEGQIQKARLTYQFSLAHHEGQNLTCVYHYEHGSTEETIHVPKYYISSVKVLNHTTPLQSRYGGEAATRRLSLQENHHKQRVLLRVEGNVPEYNLNCRRSGGSSVQMDRDAMVFQSELTEQDEGLYTCRASFYHHTASVNIHVEVTSEDRVFVLATIICISSASAITIFLVVALWVCCKANGRKQYKEQEALSALTTLMQEPGSPEVKKPPATGEGSKEYAHLVSYSIVIDVKSTV, encoded by the exons ATGATGGGATGCTCATGGCTGTTGATTTTGGGTCTGGTCCTAAATGTTGCTCACTGCTTGGAAATTCTGG GTGCGGGCGAAACAATGCTTGAGGTCCAACAAAACATCACAGCGGTCCTGGGAGAGGAAGCCTACCTGAGCTGTCGATACCTGGGCAGTGATGACGTCGAGAGTGCCATGTGGAAACGCCAGCATAAATCTAAATTTAAAACACGACTGGCGGGGTATCGTTCTGGCAAACCATTTAGCCAGGAAGGTTTTTCAGAACCAGTCTCTGCCACCAACATCACAGTTAAGATGAATGTGTCCAAGTTGGAAGATGAGGGAGAGTACGAGTGTGAGGTTgtaacagctgaagtagattaTACTGAGTATGTATTCCTGACTGTAGTAG TTCGGCCTGATATCCATGTCCTGGTGAGCGCAGAGACCATAAACGGCTCTCAATACCAGTCGGTGTCGTGCTCCACTGTCGGCGGCAAGCCTCCGCCTCAGATCAGCTGGCTGGTCAACGACCTTCCTCCCCCAGATCCCCCTTTTACTGTGAACGTGACTGAAACCACTTACCCGAACGGCACCTCCACCCTGAGCAGCAACCTCCGCTTCCCCACCCACCTCCAGGACGAGGACAGCGTGACCTGTGTGGTCCAACACCCGACACTCCCAAACCCCAAACGCACCACAGTGAGGGTGGAAACCTACA CGAGGCCAAATGTGACCATTAAAGCAGAGATGATACAAGACGGAGGAAGTGAGTTCTGGGTGGTCTCTTGCGTTTCGTCTGGGGGGAGACCTGAGACTGACATCTCCTTGGCTTTGGACgccaatgaagagctgcagagacagaccagcacagactCCGACACACAAACGAGCTCAGTCTTCCTCCCTGCCGCAGTGTACCAGGGCCGCAACGTCACCTGTGTGTTCCAACACCCCAAATTTACACACAAAGTCTCACGAGTCATTACACTGCCGTCTTTTT ATATCTCAGGAGTTCAGCTGCTGAATTCAGAGCTGGGCAGCGACCGCGATGATGTCCAAGAGCAGCAGCCCGAATCTGTGGAGCTGCTGGAAGGACAGAGCGACACCTCCATCATGCAGGTCACCGGGAATGTGCCGCGTTTCAATGTCACCTGCAAAAG AGATAATGGGCCCTTGCCTGAGGGTGTGGCGCTGGTAGACGGCAGCCTCAGGGTTCAGGGTGCTGTGGGGGATCAGCACGCCGGGCTGTACAAGTGTTCCTTCTCCTATCACAAACTTCAAGCGGTGCTGAAGTTTAACATCACTGTTAAACCTCATGTTATACAGCCTG TTCCTCCCACCATACGAGTTGATTTGCGGACCGAGGATGGACGCGGGGTGATTGAGTGCTCAGCCGCCGATGCTGTTCCTGCAGCCAACATCTCCTGGCTTCTACCGGAGGGTGTGTCTGGAGTCTCTTGGTTCAATTTCACTTCTCATAATGGAAGCCACTCTGTCAGGGGAGTTTTACTCCTCCCTGCCTGCTCGCCTTGGGAGCTCACTGCAGAGTGTGTGATAAATCATCCTGCGTTTGAGGAGCCGCAGAACAGAAGTATAACACTCCCTCTTTGCG ctcGCCCAAACATCACCATCAGCTCCCACACTGAGTGGAGAGACGGTCACGAGTTCACAAATGTGGACTGCTCTGTGGACAGCGTCGCCCCTGCAGCAACCATAACCTGGCATGTTGGAGACGGTGACAGCAGCATCAGCGAGCTGTCAGAGACTGAAGTTCGGGCTGATGGTTTGGTATCAGCCCGTAGCTCTGTGCACTTCCTGTCTTCTTTGTATTCTGGTCAGAATTTGAGCTGCACGGTGGAGCATCCGAGCCTGGAGGCGCCGGAAAAAAGAACGGCGCACATTCTCGCTCACA gagCCCATCTGCTGAGTGTGTCTTTGCAGAGACAGCATGACTCTTCCCTCTGGCTGGCAGTGTGCGACTGCAGAGGGGAGGGTGTCGGGACCAACCTCACCTGGGTTCTTCCCGAAAACGCCCGAAGCCAAACATCCCTGCAGTCAGAGTATGAAGGCCAAATCCAGAAAGCCAGGCTGACTTATCAGTTCAGTCTGGCCCATCACGAGGGGCAGAACCTGACCTGTGTGTATCATTACGAACACGGCAGcacggaggaaacgattcacgTCCCCAAGTACT ACATCTCCTCTGTGAAAGTCCTCAACCACACCACTCCTCTGCAAAGCCGCTACGGCGGTGAGGCCGCCACACGCAGACTGTCTCTCCAGGAAAATCATCACAAGCAGAGAGTGCTGCTCCGAGTCGAGGGCAACGTGCCAGAGTACAACCTTAACTGTCGAAG GAGCGGTGGCTCGTCCGTCCAAATGGACAGGGACGCAATGGTCTTCCAGTCGGAGCTCACAGAGCAGGATGAAGGCCTGTACACCTGCCGGGCGTCCTTCTATCACCACACGGCCTCGGTCAACATTCATGTGGAGGTCACGAGCGAGGACAGGGTGTTTG TACTGGCGACCATCATCTGCATCTCTTCGGCCTCAGCTATCACGATCTTCCTCGTCGTCGCTCTCTGGGTGTGCTG
- the LOC115568074 gene encoding uncharacterized protein LOC115568074 isoform X3, which yields MLEVQQNITAVLGEEAYLSCRYLGSDDVESAMWKRQHKSKFKTRLAGYRSGKPFSQEGFSEPVSATNITVKMNVSKLEDEGEYECEVVTAEVDYTEYVFLTVVVRPDIHVLVSAETINGSQYQSVSCSTVGGKPPPQISWLVNDLPPPDPPFTVNVTETTYPNGTSTLSSNLRFPTHLQDEDSVTCVVQHPTLPNPKRTTVRVETYTRPNVTIKAEMIQDGGSEFWVVSCVSSGGRPETDISLALDANEELQRQTSTDSDTQTSSVFLPAAVYQGRNVTCVFQHPKFTHKVSRVITLPSFYISGVQLLNSELGSDRDDVQEQQPESVELLEGQSDTSIMQVTGNVPRFNVTCKRDNGPLPEGVALVDGSLRVQGAVGDQHAGLYKCSFSYHKLQAVLKFNITVKPHVIQPVPPTIRVDLRTEDGRGVIECSAADAVPAANISWLLPEGVSGVSWFNFTSHNGSHSVRGVLLLPACSPWELTAECVINHPAFEEPQNRSITLPLCARPNITISSHTEWRDGHEFTNVDCSVDSVAPAATITWHVGDGDSSISELSETEVRADGLVSARSSVHFLSSLYSGQNLSCTVEHPSLEAPEKRTAHILAHRAHLLSVSLQRQHDSSLWLAVCDCRGEGVGTNLTWVLPENARSQTSLQSEYEGQIQKARLTYQFSLAHHEGQNLTCVYHYEHGSTEETIHVPKYYISSVKVLNHTTPLQSRYGGEAATRRLSLQENHHKQRVLLRVEGNVPEYNLNCRRSGGSSVQMDRDAMVFQSELTEQDEGLYTCRASFYHHTASVNIHVEVTSEDRVFVLATIICISSASAITIFLVVALWVCCKANGRKQYKEQEALSALTTLMQEPGSPEVKKPPATGEGSKEYAHLVSYSIVIDVKSTV from the exons ATGCTTGAGGTCCAACAAAACATCACAGCGGTCCTGGGAGAGGAAGCCTACCTGAGCTGTCGATACCTGGGCAGTGATGACGTCGAGAGTGCCATGTGGAAACGCCAGCATAAATCTAAATTTAAAACACGACTGGCGGGGTATCGTTCTGGCAAACCATTTAGCCAGGAAGGTTTTTCAGAACCAGTCTCTGCCACCAACATCACAGTTAAGATGAATGTGTCCAAGTTGGAAGATGAGGGAGAGTACGAGTGTGAGGTTgtaacagctgaagtagattaTACTGAGTATGTATTCCTGACTGTAGTAG TTCGGCCTGATATCCATGTCCTGGTGAGCGCAGAGACCATAAACGGCTCTCAATACCAGTCGGTGTCGTGCTCCACTGTCGGCGGCAAGCCTCCGCCTCAGATCAGCTGGCTGGTCAACGACCTTCCTCCCCCAGATCCCCCTTTTACTGTGAACGTGACTGAAACCACTTACCCGAACGGCACCTCCACCCTGAGCAGCAACCTCCGCTTCCCCACCCACCTCCAGGACGAGGACAGCGTGACCTGTGTGGTCCAACACCCGACACTCCCAAACCCCAAACGCACCACAGTGAGGGTGGAAACCTACA CGAGGCCAAATGTGACCATTAAAGCAGAGATGATACAAGACGGAGGAAGTGAGTTCTGGGTGGTCTCTTGCGTTTCGTCTGGGGGGAGACCTGAGACTGACATCTCCTTGGCTTTGGACgccaatgaagagctgcagagacagaccagcacagactCCGACACACAAACGAGCTCAGTCTTCCTCCCTGCCGCAGTGTACCAGGGCCGCAACGTCACCTGTGTGTTCCAACACCCCAAATTTACACACAAAGTCTCACGAGTCATTACACTGCCGTCTTTTT ATATCTCAGGAGTTCAGCTGCTGAATTCAGAGCTGGGCAGCGACCGCGATGATGTCCAAGAGCAGCAGCCCGAATCTGTGGAGCTGCTGGAAGGACAGAGCGACACCTCCATCATGCAGGTCACCGGGAATGTGCCGCGTTTCAATGTCACCTGCAAAAG AGATAATGGGCCCTTGCCTGAGGGTGTGGCGCTGGTAGACGGCAGCCTCAGGGTTCAGGGTGCTGTGGGGGATCAGCACGCCGGGCTGTACAAGTGTTCCTTCTCCTATCACAAACTTCAAGCGGTGCTGAAGTTTAACATCACTGTTAAACCTCATGTTATACAGCCTG TTCCTCCCACCATACGAGTTGATTTGCGGACCGAGGATGGACGCGGGGTGATTGAGTGCTCAGCCGCCGATGCTGTTCCTGCAGCCAACATCTCCTGGCTTCTACCGGAGGGTGTGTCTGGAGTCTCTTGGTTCAATTTCACTTCTCATAATGGAAGCCACTCTGTCAGGGGAGTTTTACTCCTCCCTGCCTGCTCGCCTTGGGAGCTCACTGCAGAGTGTGTGATAAATCATCCTGCGTTTGAGGAGCCGCAGAACAGAAGTATAACACTCCCTCTTTGCG ctcGCCCAAACATCACCATCAGCTCCCACACTGAGTGGAGAGACGGTCACGAGTTCACAAATGTGGACTGCTCTGTGGACAGCGTCGCCCCTGCAGCAACCATAACCTGGCATGTTGGAGACGGTGACAGCAGCATCAGCGAGCTGTCAGAGACTGAAGTTCGGGCTGATGGTTTGGTATCAGCCCGTAGCTCTGTGCACTTCCTGTCTTCTTTGTATTCTGGTCAGAATTTGAGCTGCACGGTGGAGCATCCGAGCCTGGAGGCGCCGGAAAAAAGAACGGCGCACATTCTCGCTCACA gagCCCATCTGCTGAGTGTGTCTTTGCAGAGACAGCATGACTCTTCCCTCTGGCTGGCAGTGTGCGACTGCAGAGGGGAGGGTGTCGGGACCAACCTCACCTGGGTTCTTCCCGAAAACGCCCGAAGCCAAACATCCCTGCAGTCAGAGTATGAAGGCCAAATCCAGAAAGCCAGGCTGACTTATCAGTTCAGTCTGGCCCATCACGAGGGGCAGAACCTGACCTGTGTGTATCATTACGAACACGGCAGcacggaggaaacgattcacgTCCCCAAGTACT ACATCTCCTCTGTGAAAGTCCTCAACCACACCACTCCTCTGCAAAGCCGCTACGGCGGTGAGGCCGCCACACGCAGACTGTCTCTCCAGGAAAATCATCACAAGCAGAGAGTGCTGCTCCGAGTCGAGGGCAACGTGCCAGAGTACAACCTTAACTGTCGAAG GAGCGGTGGCTCGTCCGTCCAAATGGACAGGGACGCAATGGTCTTCCAGTCGGAGCTCACAGAGCAGGATGAAGGCCTGTACACCTGCCGGGCGTCCTTCTATCACCACACGGCCTCGGTCAACATTCATGTGGAGGTCACGAGCGAGGACAGGGTGTTTG TACTGGCGACCATCATCTGCATCTCTTCGGCCTCAGCTATCACGATCTTCCTCGTCGTCGCTCTCTGGGTGTGCTG
- the LOC115568074 gene encoding uncharacterized protein LOC115568074 isoform X2 → MIGPFSGAGETMLEVQQNITAVLGEEAYLSCRYLGSDDVESAMWKRQHKSKFKTRLAGYRSGKPFSQEGFSEPVSATNITVKMNVSKLEDEGEYECEVVTAEVDYTEYVFLTVVVRPDIHVLVSAETINGSQYQSVSCSTVGGKPPPQISWLVNDLPPPDPPFTVNVTETTYPNGTSTLSSNLRFPTHLQDEDSVTCVVQHPTLPNPKRTTVRVETYTRPNVTIKAEMIQDGGSEFWVVSCVSSGGRPETDISLALDANEELQRQTSTDSDTQTSSVFLPAAVYQGRNVTCVFQHPKFTHKVSRVITLPSFYISGVQLLNSELGSDRDDVQEQQPESVELLEGQSDTSIMQVTGNVPRFNVTCKRDNGPLPEGVALVDGSLRVQGAVGDQHAGLYKCSFSYHKLQAVLKFNITVKPHVIQPVPPTIRVDLRTEDGRGVIECSAADAVPAANISWLLPEGVSGVSWFNFTSHNGSHSVRGVLLLPACSPWELTAECVINHPAFEEPQNRSITLPLCARPNITISSHTEWRDGHEFTNVDCSVDSVAPAATITWHVGDGDSSISELSETEVRADGLVSARSSVHFLSSLYSGQNLSCTVEHPSLEAPEKRTAHILAHRAHLLSVSLQRQHDSSLWLAVCDCRGEGVGTNLTWVLPENARSQTSLQSEYEGQIQKARLTYQFSLAHHEGQNLTCVYHYEHGSTEETIHVPKYYISSVKVLNHTTPLQSRYGGEAATRRLSLQENHHKQRVLLRVEGNVPEYNLNCRRSGGSSVQMDRDAMVFQSELTEQDEGLYTCRASFYHHTASVNIHVEVTSEDRVFVLATIICISSASAITIFLVVALWVCCKANGRKQYKEQEALSALTTLMQEPGSPEVKKPPATGEGSKEYAHLVSYSIVIDVKSTV, encoded by the exons atgatcGGGCCTTTTTCAG GTGCGGGCGAAACAATGCTTGAGGTCCAACAAAACATCACAGCGGTCCTGGGAGAGGAAGCCTACCTGAGCTGTCGATACCTGGGCAGTGATGACGTCGAGAGTGCCATGTGGAAACGCCAGCATAAATCTAAATTTAAAACACGACTGGCGGGGTATCGTTCTGGCAAACCATTTAGCCAGGAAGGTTTTTCAGAACCAGTCTCTGCCACCAACATCACAGTTAAGATGAATGTGTCCAAGTTGGAAGATGAGGGAGAGTACGAGTGTGAGGTTgtaacagctgaagtagattaTACTGAGTATGTATTCCTGACTGTAGTAG TTCGGCCTGATATCCATGTCCTGGTGAGCGCAGAGACCATAAACGGCTCTCAATACCAGTCGGTGTCGTGCTCCACTGTCGGCGGCAAGCCTCCGCCTCAGATCAGCTGGCTGGTCAACGACCTTCCTCCCCCAGATCCCCCTTTTACTGTGAACGTGACTGAAACCACTTACCCGAACGGCACCTCCACCCTGAGCAGCAACCTCCGCTTCCCCACCCACCTCCAGGACGAGGACAGCGTGACCTGTGTGGTCCAACACCCGACACTCCCAAACCCCAAACGCACCACAGTGAGGGTGGAAACCTACA CGAGGCCAAATGTGACCATTAAAGCAGAGATGATACAAGACGGAGGAAGTGAGTTCTGGGTGGTCTCTTGCGTTTCGTCTGGGGGGAGACCTGAGACTGACATCTCCTTGGCTTTGGACgccaatgaagagctgcagagacagaccagcacagactCCGACACACAAACGAGCTCAGTCTTCCTCCCTGCCGCAGTGTACCAGGGCCGCAACGTCACCTGTGTGTTCCAACACCCCAAATTTACACACAAAGTCTCACGAGTCATTACACTGCCGTCTTTTT ATATCTCAGGAGTTCAGCTGCTGAATTCAGAGCTGGGCAGCGACCGCGATGATGTCCAAGAGCAGCAGCCCGAATCTGTGGAGCTGCTGGAAGGACAGAGCGACACCTCCATCATGCAGGTCACCGGGAATGTGCCGCGTTTCAATGTCACCTGCAAAAG AGATAATGGGCCCTTGCCTGAGGGTGTGGCGCTGGTAGACGGCAGCCTCAGGGTTCAGGGTGCTGTGGGGGATCAGCACGCCGGGCTGTACAAGTGTTCCTTCTCCTATCACAAACTTCAAGCGGTGCTGAAGTTTAACATCACTGTTAAACCTCATGTTATACAGCCTG TTCCTCCCACCATACGAGTTGATTTGCGGACCGAGGATGGACGCGGGGTGATTGAGTGCTCAGCCGCCGATGCTGTTCCTGCAGCCAACATCTCCTGGCTTCTACCGGAGGGTGTGTCTGGAGTCTCTTGGTTCAATTTCACTTCTCATAATGGAAGCCACTCTGTCAGGGGAGTTTTACTCCTCCCTGCCTGCTCGCCTTGGGAGCTCACTGCAGAGTGTGTGATAAATCATCCTGCGTTTGAGGAGCCGCAGAACAGAAGTATAACACTCCCTCTTTGCG ctcGCCCAAACATCACCATCAGCTCCCACACTGAGTGGAGAGACGGTCACGAGTTCACAAATGTGGACTGCTCTGTGGACAGCGTCGCCCCTGCAGCAACCATAACCTGGCATGTTGGAGACGGTGACAGCAGCATCAGCGAGCTGTCAGAGACTGAAGTTCGGGCTGATGGTTTGGTATCAGCCCGTAGCTCTGTGCACTTCCTGTCTTCTTTGTATTCTGGTCAGAATTTGAGCTGCACGGTGGAGCATCCGAGCCTGGAGGCGCCGGAAAAAAGAACGGCGCACATTCTCGCTCACA gagCCCATCTGCTGAGTGTGTCTTTGCAGAGACAGCATGACTCTTCCCTCTGGCTGGCAGTGTGCGACTGCAGAGGGGAGGGTGTCGGGACCAACCTCACCTGGGTTCTTCCCGAAAACGCCCGAAGCCAAACATCCCTGCAGTCAGAGTATGAAGGCCAAATCCAGAAAGCCAGGCTGACTTATCAGTTCAGTCTGGCCCATCACGAGGGGCAGAACCTGACCTGTGTGTATCATTACGAACACGGCAGcacggaggaaacgattcacgTCCCCAAGTACT ACATCTCCTCTGTGAAAGTCCTCAACCACACCACTCCTCTGCAAAGCCGCTACGGCGGTGAGGCCGCCACACGCAGACTGTCTCTCCAGGAAAATCATCACAAGCAGAGAGTGCTGCTCCGAGTCGAGGGCAACGTGCCAGAGTACAACCTTAACTGTCGAAG GAGCGGTGGCTCGTCCGTCCAAATGGACAGGGACGCAATGGTCTTCCAGTCGGAGCTCACAGAGCAGGATGAAGGCCTGTACACCTGCCGGGCGTCCTTCTATCACCACACGGCCTCGGTCAACATTCATGTGGAGGTCACGAGCGAGGACAGGGTGTTTG TACTGGCGACCATCATCTGCATCTCTTCGGCCTCAGCTATCACGATCTTCCTCGTCGTCGCTCTCTGGGTGTGCTG